The Gordonibacter urolithinfaciens genome contains a region encoding:
- a CDS encoding LuxR family transcriptional regulator has translation MDAQGKEIEAGEGRLHVAEGAAHTHVSSWGYACFLTVNATSIWGGVFPFLPMEFQTAEVTLTFFLAQSLAFWGAFVASAVGSYRFPHGARRMLVSLSAILVFAGSACLIGAMYVFEAVLVLVAAGGVLLGIGCAGLFMLWQRYFASLPPAQGNVRLVVGTALAPFIYFALYLVPIALTAFLVPLVFVPLCGLCIALSVREMRMDQPMFEDVPRQHPQVYRQVVSDYWRSALCVGSLAFASGVIRGIALLHQEISFVVNSASMLGSFVSAAVLLLLWRRMSFRLGLTSVFRVVYPLVITGFLLLPFLGAGYLNLFAAFTYMVFSLVLMLMMMQCAQVSRDRGINPVFIYAFFGAVVYLMQAVGFLLGWVSDFVSVDGFDWLFFVAMVSSYVLGITLLVSTGTLFKAVASKGTVTADPIEFLRRGSADADGRSPASGPAKDGKPAKPAKAAPKRRNRPSASDDAGAIRDRTSKQCRAMQEAFGLSTRETEVMELIARGNSMASIAERLVISENTVRTHAKHIYTKLDIHKRQELLDMLHEREG, from the coding sequence ATGGACGCACAGGGCAAGGAGATCGAGGCAGGGGAGGGCCGACTTCACGTGGCAGAAGGCGCCGCGCATACGCATGTGTCCAGTTGGGGGTACGCGTGCTTCCTCACGGTGAACGCCACGTCCATCTGGGGCGGCGTGTTCCCGTTTCTGCCGATGGAGTTCCAAACGGCGGAGGTCACGCTCACGTTCTTCCTCGCTCAGTCGCTCGCGTTCTGGGGCGCGTTCGTGGCAAGTGCCGTGGGGTCGTACCGTTTCCCGCACGGGGCGCGGCGCATGCTGGTGTCGTTGAGCGCCATCCTCGTGTTCGCCGGGTCGGCGTGCCTCATCGGCGCCATGTACGTTTTCGAGGCCGTGCTCGTGCTCGTGGCCGCGGGCGGCGTGCTCTTGGGCATCGGGTGCGCGGGCCTGTTCATGCTCTGGCAGCGTTACTTCGCCTCGCTGCCGCCCGCCCAGGGCAACGTGCGGCTCGTGGTGGGCACGGCGCTTGCTCCCTTCATCTACTTCGCGCTGTACCTTGTGCCCATCGCCCTCACAGCGTTCCTCGTGCCGCTCGTGTTCGTGCCCTTGTGCGGTCTCTGCATCGCGCTCTCCGTGCGCGAGATGCGCATGGACCAGCCCATGTTCGAAGATGTGCCGCGCCAGCATCCGCAGGTCTACCGCCAGGTGGTTTCCGACTACTGGCGCAGCGCGCTGTGCGTGGGATCGCTCGCGTTCGCCAGCGGGGTCATCCGCGGCATCGCCCTTCTGCACCAGGAGATCAGCTTCGTGGTGAACAGCGCTTCCATGCTGGGCTCGTTCGTGTCGGCTGCCGTGCTCTTGCTGCTGTGGCGGCGCATGAGCTTCCGCTTGGGGCTCACGTCGGTGTTCCGTGTGGTGTACCCGCTGGTCATAACGGGCTTTTTGCTGCTGCCGTTCTTGGGCGCGGGCTACCTGAACCTGTTCGCCGCCTTCACCTACATGGTGTTCTCGCTCGTGCTCATGCTCATGATGATGCAGTGTGCGCAGGTCTCGCGCGACCGCGGCATCAACCCCGTGTTCATCTACGCGTTCTTCGGCGCCGTGGTGTACCTCATGCAGGCCGTGGGCTTTCTGCTGGGGTGGGTGAGCGACTTCGTGTCGGTGGACGGGTTCGACTGGTTGTTCTTCGTGGCCATGGTGTCCAGCTACGTGCTGGGCATCACGCTGCTGGTGTCCACGGGCACGCTGTTCAAGGCCGTGGCATCGAAGGGCACCGTGACGGCGGATCCCATCGAGTTTTTGCGCCGCGGCTCCGCCGACGCCGACGGACGGAGCCCCGCTTCCGGCCCTGCAAAGGACGGCAAGCCCGCCAAGCCCGCCAAGGCCGCGCCGAAGCGCCGCAACCGCCCCAGCGCCTCGGACGACGCCGGCGCCATCCGCGACCGCACGTCCAAGCAGTGCCGCGCCATGCAGGAGGCCTTCGGCCTGTCCACGCGCGAGACGGAGGTCATGGAGCTCATCGCCCGCGGCAACAGCATGGCGAGCATTGCCGAGCGCCTGGTCATCAGCGAGAACACGGTGCGCACCCATGCGAAGCACATCTACACGAAGCTCGACATCCACAAGCGCCAGGAACTGTTGGACATGCTCCACGAGCGGGAGGGGTAG
- a CDS encoding DMSO/selenate family reductase complex A subunit translates to MAMNEAATLSRRTFVKGSLAGLALAGAAGSALYGCAPKSEEGAKDGGAATADEIVYSQCVVNCGGSCLLRWHVQDGKIVYAETDNVGDAAGLQARACLRGRTIRRWINSPDRLMKPMKREGKRGEGKFKEISWDEAYQGIADALKNTIDKYGNEAVYMNYGSGVSSATSRLFPRLANLMGGYLKSYADYSTNMMQSGMPYTYGDGCNPYDSVYASSMSEAEKSDLVIMFGNSPADTRMGGANIVYDFAKVREAGAKIVNIDYRLNETSSGHPDEWLPIRTGTDAALVNAIAHELIANDQVDKEFLDKYCVGYDEDTMPESAKGQNKSYKDYIMGTGYDMVEKTPEWAAPITQITADRIRQLAADIASAKALFVVQGWGPQRHNNGENTSRAICMLPILTGMIGKPGTNTGMREAEPGGILGSMPKGENPVKTAINCYQWLNAADHGEQMTAAKDGVRGADKLSTGIKFLWNYGGNCISNQHSDINLVHDILQDESKLECIVVIDTVMTDSAKYADYLLPDAMRAEQMHMAANGYAEYYNGVVVGGPAQDAPGDAQKEYDIVSGIADKLGLKDDFTEGKTQEQWIEEIYKKSAEKDGNMPSWDEIKAQGHYKRELEPVIGLVDFVADPSKNPLETPSGKIEIYAERLAEDAAKLELAECDVVTPIPVFDPGYLGYGSTTDEFPLYASGFHYKSRTHSSYGGVEELNQACRQQIWINDLDAQERGIANGDKCSVKSPVGEMLIEAKVTPRIIPGTVGIPQGAWHDADMAGDRIDKGGCINTITPYHPSPLAKGNGVHSLIVQVAKA, encoded by the coding sequence ATGGCAATGAACGAAGCAGCGACGCTGTCGCGCCGCACGTTCGTGAAGGGCTCGCTCGCCGGGCTCGCGCTGGCCGGGGCCGCCGGAAGCGCGCTGTACGGCTGCGCCCCCAAGAGCGAGGAAGGCGCCAAGGACGGGGGCGCCGCGACGGCTGACGAGATCGTCTACAGCCAGTGCGTCGTCAACTGCGGCGGCTCGTGCCTGCTGCGCTGGCACGTGCAGGACGGCAAGATCGTCTACGCCGAAACGGACAACGTGGGCGATGCCGCCGGGTTGCAGGCCCGTGCCTGCCTGCGCGGCCGCACCATCCGCCGCTGGATCAACTCGCCCGACCGCCTCATGAAGCCCATGAAGCGCGAGGGCAAGCGCGGCGAGGGCAAGTTCAAGGAGATCAGCTGGGACGAGGCATACCAGGGCATCGCCGACGCGCTCAAGAACACCATCGACAAGTACGGCAACGAGGCCGTGTACATGAACTACGGCAGCGGCGTTTCCTCCGCCACAAGCCGCCTGTTCCCGCGCCTTGCGAACCTGATGGGCGGCTACCTGAAGAGCTACGCCGACTATTCCACGAACATGATGCAGTCCGGCATGCCCTACACCTACGGCGACGGCTGCAACCCCTATGACAGCGTGTACGCCTCGTCCATGTCGGAGGCCGAGAAGTCCGACCTGGTCATCATGTTCGGCAACAGCCCGGCCGACACGCGCATGGGCGGCGCCAACATCGTCTACGACTTCGCGAAGGTGCGCGAGGCCGGTGCGAAGATCGTCAACATCGACTACCGCCTGAACGAGACGAGCTCCGGACACCCTGACGAGTGGTTGCCCATCCGCACGGGAACCGACGCGGCCCTCGTGAACGCCATCGCCCACGAGCTGATCGCGAACGACCAGGTAGACAAGGAGTTCTTGGACAAGTACTGCGTGGGTTACGACGAGGACACCATGCCCGAGTCCGCCAAGGGGCAGAACAAGTCCTACAAGGACTACATCATGGGCACCGGCTACGACATGGTGGAGAAGACGCCAGAGTGGGCTGCCCCCATCACGCAGATCACCGCCGATCGCATCCGCCAGCTGGCCGCCGACATCGCGTCCGCAAAGGCGCTGTTCGTCGTGCAGGGCTGGGGCCCGCAGCGCCACAACAACGGCGAGAACACCTCGCGTGCCATCTGCATGCTGCCCATCCTCACGGGCATGATCGGCAAGCCCGGCACGAACACGGGCATGCGCGAGGCCGAGCCGGGCGGCATCCTGGGCAGCATGCCCAAGGGCGAGAACCCGGTGAAGACGGCTATCAACTGCTACCAGTGGCTCAACGCCGCCGACCACGGCGAGCAGATGACCGCCGCAAAGGACGGCGTGCGCGGCGCCGACAAGCTTTCGACCGGCATCAAGTTCCTCTGGAACTACGGCGGCAACTGCATCTCGAACCAGCACTCCGATATCAACCTCGTGCACGACATCCTGCAGGACGAGAGCAAGCTCGAGTGCATCGTGGTCATCGACACCGTCATGACTGACTCCGCCAAGTACGCCGACTACTTGCTGCCCGACGCCATGCGCGCCGAGCAGATGCACATGGCGGCCAACGGCTATGCCGAGTACTACAACGGCGTCGTGGTGGGCGGCCCGGCGCAGGATGCCCCGGGCGATGCCCAGAAAGAGTATGACATCGTTTCCGGTATCGCCGACAAGCTGGGCCTGAAGGATGACTTCACCGAGGGCAAGACGCAGGAGCAGTGGATCGAGGAGATCTACAAGAAGTCCGCCGAGAAGGACGGCAACATGCCCAGCTGGGACGAAATCAAGGCCCAGGGGCACTACAAGCGCGAGCTCGAGCCGGTCATCGGCCTGGTCGACTTCGTGGCCGATCCCTCCAAGAACCCGCTTGAGACGCCGTCGGGCAAGATCGAGATCTACGCCGAGCGCCTTGCCGAGGATGCCGCGAAGCTCGAGTTGGCCGAGTGCGACGTCGTTACCCCCATCCCCGTGTTCGACCCGGGCTACCTAGGCTACGGCAGCACCACCGACGAATTCCCGCTGTACGCCTCTGGCTTCCACTACAAGTCCCGCACGCACTCCTCCTACGGCGGAGTGGAAGAGCTCAATCAGGCCTGCCGCCAGCAGATCTGGATCAACGATCTGGACGCTCAGGAGCGCGGCATCGCCAACGGTGATAAGTGCTCTGTGAAGAGCCCCGTGGGTGAGATGCTTATCGAGGCCAAGGTCACGCCGCGTATCATCCCCGGCACCGTAGGCATCCCGCAGGGCGCTTGGCACGACGCCGACATGGCGGGCGACCGCATCGACAAGGGCGGTTGCATCAACACCATCACCCCCTACCATCCCTCGCCGCTCGCGAAGGGCAACGGCGTGCACTCGCTCATCGTCCAAGTAGCGAAAGCGTAA
- a CDS encoding DMSO/selenate family reductase complex B subunit: MTQYGFYFDSTRCTGCKTCEMACKDYKDLPATIAFRKVYDYEGGSWIDAGDGIYTTDTFAYHVSLACNHCAMPACMAKCPSGAIEKDGKTGLVHIDQEKCTGVGACVTSCPYNVPVLDDAKKAQKCDGCADRVAEGLNPICVDACPVRALEWGDIEELRAAHTGTVAGIAPMPSPDETTPSIAINPCPAAKEPGDTTGAIANEKEVTNVPA, from the coding sequence ATGACCCAGTACGGTTTCTATTTCGACAGCACGCGCTGCACGGGCTGCAAGACCTGCGAGATGGCGTGCAAGGACTACAAGGACCTGCCCGCCACCATCGCGTTCCGCAAGGTATACGACTACGAGGGCGGCTCGTGGATCGATGCCGGCGACGGCATCTACACCACCGACACGTTCGCCTACCATGTGTCGCTGGCCTGCAACCACTGCGCCATGCCGGCGTGCATGGCCAAGTGCCCATCGGGCGCCATCGAGAAGGACGGCAAGACGGGCCTCGTGCACATCGACCAGGAGAAGTGCACGGGCGTGGGCGCCTGCGTGACCAGCTGCCCCTACAACGTGCCCGTTCTCGACGATGCCAAGAAGGCCCAGAAGTGCGACGGCTGCGCCGACCGCGTGGCCGAGGGCCTGAACCCCATCTGCGTGGACGCCTGCCCGGTGCGCGCGCTCGAATGGGGCGACATCGAGGAGCTGCGCGCGGCCCACACCGGCACCGTGGCGGGCATCGCCCCCATGCCCTCGCCGGACGAGACCACGCCGTCCATCGCCATCAACCCCTGCCCGGCCGCCAAGGAGCCCGGCGACACCACGGGGGCGATAGCGAACGAGAAGGAAGTCACGAACGTCCCCGCGTAA
- a CDS encoding IS110 family transposase — protein sequence MDYDVYVGVDVGKTKHYAVALDGATGKRLFSRPFGQDEASIRELLEDASGYGKALVTVDQFGNIGRLVVAVGKDMGLDVAHITPKDFKDISTTYKEGKSDAKDAFIIADVSLSTPRLIRPVGTRDGVIAEIKVLNSRRADIVKERTRYYNRLHDLLLQASPPLEQLFEGEKLHSGLAVKMFERYGGPRGLKRAGKARVSKWAGSVKCQKNRGPAMAEEVFEALGTMTVELPATEVIEIQIKKLARRILELDQEESELDAAIEERADAVPETAILKSIPGIGRVHGATIAAEIGDISRFPDANHLASYGGIAPVKEESGTSVKKNKRRKSGNRRLKNALIQSAQMAIRFDPRCKAYYNRKRAEGLKRKQALRALARRRVDLIYALLANGTFYEPSHRAAA from the coding sequence ATGGATTACGACGTGTATGTCGGCGTGGATGTCGGGAAGACCAAGCATTACGCGGTGGCGCTCGACGGAGCAACGGGCAAGCGGTTGTTTTCCCGACCCTTCGGCCAGGATGAGGCGAGCATTCGCGAGCTGCTGGAGGATGCGAGCGGCTACGGCAAAGCGCTCGTGACCGTCGACCAATTCGGCAACATCGGACGATTGGTGGTGGCGGTCGGCAAGGATATGGGATTGGACGTTGCCCATATCACCCCCAAGGACTTTAAAGACATCTCTACGACCTACAAGGAAGGAAAATCGGACGCCAAGGACGCCTTCATCATCGCCGACGTGTCCCTCAGCACCCCGAGGCTGATCCGGCCGGTCGGCACGCGCGACGGTGTGATCGCAGAGATCAAAGTCCTCAACTCGCGGCGGGCGGATATCGTCAAAGAGCGCACGCGCTACTACAACCGCCTGCACGACCTCCTGCTTCAAGCGTCCCCGCCCCTCGAGCAGCTTTTCGAGGGCGAGAAGCTCCATTCAGGCCTGGCCGTGAAGATGTTCGAACGCTACGGCGGCCCGCGCGGGCTCAAGCGCGCCGGCAAGGCCCGCGTGTCAAAGTGGGCAGGAAGCGTCAAGTGCCAGAAGAACCGTGGCCCGGCGATGGCGGAAGAGGTATTCGAGGCGCTTGGCACCATGACGGTTGAACTCCCGGCGACCGAGGTCATCGAGATTCAGATCAAGAAGCTGGCCAGGCGCATCCTCGAGCTCGACCAGGAGGAATCCGAGCTGGACGCCGCCATCGAGGAGCGCGCAGATGCGGTGCCCGAGACGGCGATCCTGAAGAGCATTCCCGGCATCGGTCGCGTCCACGGGGCGACGATCGCCGCCGAGATCGGCGACATCAGCCGCTTCCCAGACGCGAACCACCTGGCTTCCTACGGGGGCATCGCGCCCGTGAAGGAAGAGTCGGGAACGAGCGTCAAGAAGAACAAGCGGAGAAAGAGCGGGAACCGGAGGCTCAAGAACGCGCTCATCCAGTCGGCGCAGATGGCGATTCGATTCGATCCCAGATGCAAGGCCTATTACAACAGAAAGCGCGCCGAGGGCTTGAAGCGCAAACAGGCGCTCCGAGCCCTGGCGCGACGGCGCGTAGACCTCATCTACGCGCTCCTGGCGAACGGCACCTTCTACGAGCCGTCGCATCGCGCAGCAGCCTAG
- the alr gene encoding alanine racemase, with amino-acid sequence MTAQELPNGFTGFANRKPGFEPASASVGHTPVGGYTTGGGASLAGVPAGYERGAQGAFQYARDHARPDTGAASFDPDKLRLIPDTDRRWAWTEIDLNALRHNVASLKRHVGPGVRVMAVVKADGYGHGAVRCAKTALNSGAEYLGVATVNEAIELREALVNAPILVLSQPPDEAIPLLLAYKVMPSVYTPDFAIRYAEAADAFGIRAPYHLAVNTGMNRIGVRHDQVVEFLSQVSFHRALDLVGTFTHFATADAPETLDFHIQTKRFLEAIQGMRVAGVDPGIIHAANSAAAIRYPDVHFDMVRPGIALYGLHPCPETRTMIDLKPVMSVHARVTDARLVPMSEGVSYGMNYRSPGSVKICTVPVGYADGLRRGLSGRTDFIVSGQRFRQVGNICMDQCMFEVDMRIYGTRRRVDPQIGDEVVLVGRQGDSVITLDDMANTLGTIHYELSIGFAQRMPRVYV; translated from the coding sequence ATGACGGCACAAGAGCTACCGAACGGATTCACCGGGTTCGCGAACCGCAAGCCGGGCTTCGAGCCGGCCAGCGCCAGCGTGGGGCACACGCCGGTGGGAGGCTACACCACAGGCGGCGGCGCGTCGCTCGCGGGCGTCCCAGCTGGCTACGAGCGGGGCGCGCAGGGGGCGTTCCAGTATGCACGCGACCATGCGCGGCCCGACACGGGCGCGGCGAGCTTCGACCCCGACAAGCTGCGCCTCATCCCCGACACCGACCGTCGCTGGGCCTGGACGGAGATCGATTTGAACGCTTTGCGCCACAACGTGGCGTCTCTCAAGCGCCACGTGGGACCCGGCGTGCGCGTCATGGCCGTGGTGAAGGCCGACGGCTACGGGCACGGTGCGGTGCGCTGCGCGAAGACGGCGCTGAACTCCGGCGCCGAGTATCTGGGCGTGGCCACGGTCAACGAGGCCATCGAGCTGCGCGAGGCACTGGTGAATGCGCCCATTCTCGTGCTCTCTCAGCCCCCTGACGAGGCCATTCCCCTGCTGCTGGCCTACAAGGTCATGCCGAGCGTCTACACGCCCGACTTCGCCATCCGCTACGCCGAGGCGGCCGACGCCTTCGGCATCCGCGCGCCGTACCACCTGGCCGTGAACACGGGCATGAACCGCATCGGCGTGCGGCACGACCAGGTGGTGGAGTTCCTGTCGCAGGTGAGCTTCCACCGCGCGCTCGACCTGGTGGGCACGTTCACCCACTTCGCCACGGCCGATGCGCCCGAGACGCTGGACTTTCACATACAGACGAAGCGCTTCCTCGAGGCTATCCAGGGCATGCGCGTGGCCGGCGTCGACCCCGGCATCATCCATGCCGCCAACTCGGCTGCGGCCATCCGCTATCCCGACGTGCACTTCGATATGGTGCGCCCCGGCATCGCGTTGTACGGCCTGCACCCGTGCCCGGAAACGCGCACGATGATCGACCTCAAGCCCGTCATGAGCGTGCACGCGCGCGTGACCGATGCGCGGCTCGTTCCCATGAGCGAGGGCGTGAGCTACGGCATGAACTACCGCAGCCCCGGCAGCGTGAAGATATGCACCGTGCCCGTGGGCTACGCCGACGGCCTGCGCCGGGGGCTCTCGGGCCGCACGGACTTCATCGTGTCCGGCCAGCGGTTCCGCCAGGTGGGCAACATCTGCATGGACCAATGCATGTTCGAGGTGGACATGCGCATCTACGGCACGCGCCGCCGCGTGGACCCGCAGATCGGCGACGAGGTGGTGCTGGTAGGACGCCAGGGAGACTCGGTGATCACGCTCGACGACATGGCGAACACGCTGGGCACGATCCACTACGAGCTGTCCATCGGGTTCGCGCAGCGCATGCCCAGAGTGTACGTGTAG